A single region of the Candidatus Methylomirabilota bacterium genome encodes:
- a CDS encoding DUF4864 domain-containing protein translates to MYTLILALLLLVPALPALAQTAKPAPKEATEPVIKQLEAFRRGDFDTAYTFASSEIKEQFSRPAFEQMVKMGYPEIAHSTFATIAASAVAPNGHVYLSVKIRGANGNSIEAFYELVLESGQWKINGVTAKPDPGLV, encoded by the coding sequence ATGTACACTCTCATCCTCGCGCTGCTCCTGCTCGTGCCGGCGCTGCCCGCGCTGGCGCAGACGGCGAAGCCCGCGCCGAAGGAGGCGACCGAGCCCGTCATCAAGCAGCTCGAAGCGTTCCGCCGCGGCGACTTCGACACGGCGTACACGTTCGCGTCCTCCGAGATCAAGGAGCAGTTCAGCCGTCCCGCCTTCGAGCAGATGGTCAAGATGGGATACCCGGAGATCGCCCACTCGACCTTCGCCACCATCGCGGCATCCGCCGTCGCGCCGAACGGCCACGTCTACCTCTCGGTGAAGATCCGCGGCGCCAACGGCAACAGCATCGAGGCGTTCTACGAGCTGGTGCTCGAGAGCGGCCAGTGGAAGATCAACGGCGTCACCGCCAAGCCCGATCCCGGCCTGGTGTAG
- a CDS encoding SDR family NAD(P)-dependent oxidoreductase, protein MRLQGKVAVVTGGGAGIGRGIVLCMAKEGADIAIPDIQDANAEAVVKEVQALGRNAVSMRCDVTKAADVKASIDRIKKDLGRIDILVNNAGMASAPGMPFTNNSEEDWDTTYAVNLKSVFLTCKEIAPYFIERKAGRIINIASIAGPLAAQTMPPYSVAKGGVITFTRVLAKDLAVHGITVNAICPGVLWTAFWQKLAQYLADTNPAFKGMTARQVFDKRIGDIIPLKREQTPEDIGWAATFLASEEARNITGQALNVDGGSVMH, encoded by the coding sequence ATGAGACTCCAGGGCAAGGTGGCGGTGGTGACCGGCGGCGGCGCGGGCATCGGGCGTGGCATCGTGTTGTGCATGGCCAAGGAGGGCGCCGACATCGCCATCCCTGACATCCAGGACGCCAACGCCGAGGCCGTGGTGAAGGAAGTCCAAGCCCTCGGGCGCAATGCGGTATCAATGCGCTGTGACGTGACCAAGGCCGCCGACGTCAAGGCCTCGATCGATCGAATCAAGAAGGATCTCGGCCGGATCGACATCCTGGTGAACAACGCCGGCATGGCCTCCGCGCCCGGCATGCCCTTCACCAATAATTCGGAAGAGGACTGGGACACAACCTACGCGGTCAACCTCAAGTCGGTCTTCCTCACGTGCAAGGAGATCGCGCCCTACTTCATCGAGCGGAAGGCGGGCCGTATCATTAATATTGCCTCCATCGCCGGGCCCTTGGCGGCCCAGACCATGCCGCCCTACTCGGTCGCCAAGGGCGGCGTCATCACCTTCACGCGCGTGCTCGCCAAGGACCTGGCGGTGCACGGGATCACCGTCAACGCGATCTGCCCCGGCGTGCTGTGGACGGCCTTCTGGCAGAAGCTCGCCCAGTACCTCGCCGACACGAACCCCGCCTTCAAGGGAATGACGGCGCGCCAGGTCTTCGACAAGCGCATCGGCGACATCATCCCCCTGAAGCGCGAGCAGACGCCCGAGGACATCGGCTGGGCCGCGACGTTCCTCGCGTCGGAAGAAGCGCGGAATATCACGGGACAGGCGCTGAACGTCGATGGCGGCTCGGTGATGCACTAA